The following coding sequences lie in one Vibrio spartinae genomic window:
- a CDS encoding bifunctional metallophosphatase/5'-nucleotidase, whose translation MHHHHQPLSITIAHLNDTHSYFEPSSLQLEMTVHQDEISPYVSAGGFARIATRVSQLKDEAQSRDRPFLLLHGGDCFQGTLYFSLFKGEANATLLNALGVDAMVLGNHELDLGNEPVARFVRNINFPLLAGNWDLSQERPDKPYRLSDQTNVYRYNVQQQTAQWLVREYEQDAVAIFGLSLDRMDDISNPDADTPFVAALAVARRTVEAIRHSGINKIILLSHLGYEMDKQLAEAVSGISLIIGGHSHILQGDFADIGLEAADPYGIKVGDTHIVQAGCHALALGHCHIDFDAAGNVVRFQGKNELLIGRRLFVDAARQSLGSDWRHQHACDYLEQHPMVCVCRKDPQIQDILNRHYLPVVRQQQTKAVIRLTQPLFHTRIPGENGGSEIAPLVARSFHYAMSKRGHPVQFAVHNAGGVRCSLSSGVLTVADIAGQLLPFAIPIGVYYVTGTTLRRLLAGAIDNALGYRAESTGTGSYPYCHGLDFHYQADMPAEERIQALKIYQNGHWTSVDDSTVYCGTSSAYTMKGKEGYEAILGMVRPGIVSNISMADALIEMFKDKPEWLETSVEAQFIS comes from the coding sequence ATGCATCACCATCACCAGCCACTGTCCATCACGATTGCACACTTAAACGACACCCACTCATACTTTGAGCCTTCATCATTGCAGCTTGAAATGACCGTGCATCAGGATGAAATTTCACCATATGTCAGTGCGGGGGGATTCGCCCGCATTGCAACTCGCGTCAGTCAGTTGAAAGATGAGGCCCAAAGCCGTGACCGTCCTTTTTTACTACTGCATGGCGGAGACTGTTTTCAGGGAACCTTATATTTCTCCCTGTTTAAAGGGGAAGCGAATGCCACTTTGTTGAATGCATTGGGGGTAGACGCGATGGTGTTGGGGAATCATGAGCTGGATTTAGGCAATGAACCTGTCGCTCGGTTTGTGCGAAATATTAATTTTCCGCTTTTAGCGGGCAACTGGGATCTGAGTCAGGAACGACCAGACAAACCATATCGGTTGTCTGATCAAACCAATGTGTACCGATATAATGTTCAGCAGCAAACAGCCCAATGGTTGGTGCGGGAATATGAGCAAGATGCTGTGGCGATCTTCGGGCTTTCGCTGGATCGGATGGATGATATTTCAAATCCGGATGCCGATACGCCGTTTGTCGCTGCACTGGCGGTTGCTCGTCGGACAGTGGAGGCAATCCGGCACAGTGGTATCAATAAGATTATTTTACTGAGTCATCTTGGGTATGAAATGGACAAACAGCTTGCCGAAGCGGTCAGCGGCATCAGTTTGATTATTGGCGGGCATAGCCATATTTTACAAGGTGACTTTGCGGATATTGGACTGGAAGCGGCCGATCCGTACGGGATCAAAGTGGGAGACACCCATATCGTGCAGGCCGGATGCCATGCGTTGGCGTTGGGGCACTGTCATATTGACTTTGATGCCGCAGGCAACGTGGTGCGTTTTCAGGGCAAGAATGAGCTGTTAATTGGTCGGCGTTTGTTTGTCGATGCGGCCAGACAGTCCCTTGGCAGTGACTGGCGGCATCAACATGCCTGTGATTATCTGGAACAACATCCCATGGTGTGTGTTTGCCGCAAAGATCCTCAGATTCAAGATATATTGAATCGTCATTACCTGCCGGTGGTGCGTCAACAGCAAACCAAAGCAGTGATTCGTCTGACACAACCTTTATTCCACACTCGGATCCCCGGAGAAAATGGCGGAAGTGAAATCGCACCGTTGGTCGCCCGGTCATTTCATTATGCGATGTCTAAGCGAGGGCATCCGGTTCAGTTTGCGGTACATAATGCCGGGGGCGTGCGTTGCTCTTTGTCAAGTGGTGTACTGACGGTTGCCGATATTGCCGGTCAATTATTGCCATTTGCCATTCCGATCGGCGTGTATTATGTCACCGGCACGACTCTCAGACGTTTACTGGCCGGTGCGATTGACAATGCGTTAGGCTATCGGGCAGAGAGTACCGGTACGGGAAGTTATCCTTATTGCCATGGTCTCGACTTTCACTATCAGGCCGACATGCCGGCAGAAGAGCGGATTCAGGCCTTGAAGATTTATCAAAATGGTCACTGGACATCTGTTGATGATTCAACAGTTTATTGTGGAACATCATCGGCCTATACGATGAAAGGAAAAGAAGGTTATGAAGCCATCCTTGGTATGGTTCGCCCCGGTATTGTTTCGAATATCTCAATGGCCGATGCTTTGATTGAGATGTTTAAGGATAAACCTGAATGGCTTGAAACATCTGTCGAAGCACAATTTATCAGCTAA
- a CDS encoding OmpA family protein, whose protein sequence is MIGFYPQGLTLGDGAFIGFVFLSFGFLATLFIFLFSISSLSLVNVLIFLFRLPSFIFKTLSMTKKEKHLRGMVFGGMLKNFIKDHHIGSISFLGLVWLVPLIYIICQYATVRDSDWFATLLMFTPLLYCGIACKMYLNHKEKNIFNSLVTLFILLTPFMVVPGLFKYTLYTAMENIGVRDSHVSLYINNQYVPVVNDIINKNELSDYQVTKVDGNFSQIDNVDVIFTGAGNRSLLKLADKRVSVNFVLPSDAFYTEKSYLNHDLNRLIAAIQANSSDAFQHNKVSFDYHHMVLNFGSYGYFKVGEYTVSPRFETAITSTLNPLFDVLSQYPEQIQSLEVIGLSSQEWKGSRDNLDAYKYNYDLSVKRALAVSNVLFESEMLQPYGQWLSDKLVIRGELSQQDGRDKKSDRRVIIKLNLKQ, encoded by the coding sequence ATGATTGGGTTCTATCCTCAAGGCCTTACATTAGGTGACGGGGCATTCATTGGTTTCGTATTTCTCTCGTTCGGATTCTTAGCCACATTATTCATCTTTTTGTTTTCGATCTCGTCTTTATCGCTGGTCAATGTACTGATTTTTCTGTTTCGGTTGCCATCGTTTATCTTTAAAACGTTGTCGATGACCAAGAAAGAGAAACATTTGCGTGGCATGGTGTTTGGCGGGATGCTCAAAAACTTTATCAAAGACCATCATATCGGTTCGATCTCTTTCTTAGGATTGGTTTGGTTGGTTCCGCTGATTTATATTATTTGTCAGTATGCGACGGTCAGAGATTCAGACTGGTTTGCAACCCTCCTCATGTTTACACCGCTGTTGTATTGTGGCATCGCCTGTAAGATGTATCTCAATCATAAAGAGAAGAATATTTTCAATAGTCTGGTGACACTATTTATTTTATTAACACCTTTTATGGTGGTGCCCGGATTATTTAAATATACCTTATATACCGCGATGGAGAATATTGGTGTCAGGGATAGCCATGTCTCACTTTATATCAACAATCAGTATGTTCCAGTTGTGAATGATATTATCAATAAAAATGAGTTGAGTGACTATCAAGTGACCAAGGTTGATGGCAATTTCAGTCAAATTGATAATGTTGATGTCATTTTCACCGGGGCAGGGAACCGAAGCCTTTTGAAACTGGCGGATAAACGAGTGTCGGTCAACTTTGTGTTACCGTCGGATGCCTTTTATACAGAAAAATCCTATTTGAATCACGACTTGAATCGTCTTATTGCAGCTATTCAAGCGAATAGCTCGGATGCGTTCCAACACAATAAAGTTTCGTTTGATTATCATCACATGGTGTTGAATTTTGGTTCGTATGGCTATTTTAAAGTCGGAGAGTATACCGTTTCACCTCGGTTTGAAACCGCGATTACGTCGACCCTGAACCCATTATTTGATGTACTTTCACAGTATCCGGAACAGATTCAATCTCTGGAAGTGATCGGATTATCCAGTCAGGAATGGAAAGGCTCAAGGGATAATCTGGATGCTTACAAGTATAACTATGATCTGTCTGTGAAAAGAGCGTTAGCGGTGTCTAATGTCTTGTTTGAAAGTGAGATGTTACAGCCATACGGACAGTGGTTGAGTGATAAGCTGGTGATTCGCGGAGAGCTATCTCAACAAGATGGTCGGGATAAAAAATCAGACCGGAGAGTGATTATCAAATTGAACTTGAAACAGTAA
- a CDS encoding PhnA domain-containing protein has product MATESALLERCESKCELCSSTAQLQPFVVAPHTQITVDHAVMLCDTCKSQIENPETADANHWRCLNDSMWNQTPVVQVVAWRQLKHLSESEAWAHDLLDMMYLEEDVANWAMIGMDDDAEKPRDVNGVELKKGDDVTIIKDLPIKGSSQVIKQGTVVRGISLSDDPKLVSGKANGQSMYIIAEYTRKK; this is encoded by the coding sequence ATGGCAACAGAATCAGCGCTGCTTGAACGTTGTGAATCAAAATGTGAACTTTGTTCGTCTACCGCTCAGCTTCAACCATTTGTTGTTGCACCTCATACACAAATTACAGTCGATCATGCAGTGATGCTCTGTGACACCTGTAAGAGTCAAATTGAAAACCCGGAAACGGCTGATGCGAACCACTGGCGTTGTCTGAACGACAGTATGTGGAATCAAACGCCGGTCGTTCAAGTCGTCGCATGGCGTCAACTGAAGCATTTATCAGAATCTGAAGCTTGGGCTCATGATTTGCTGGATATGATGTATCTGGAAGAAGATGTTGCCAACTGGGCAATGATCGGCATGGATGATGATGCTGAGAAACCTCGCGACGTCAACGGTGTTGAGCTTAAGAAAGGTGACGACGTCACTATTATTAAAGACTTACCGATTAAAGGCTCTTCCCAAGTCATTAAGCAAGGAACGGTTGTTCGTGGCATCAGCCTGAGCGATGATCCGAAGCTGGTTTCAGGAAAAGCAAACGGTCAGTCGATGTATATTATTGCTGAATATACCCGTAAAAAATAA
- a CDS encoding hotdog fold thioesterase, which produces MRIWKRPIDIDLLNQTSVNTMMEHLNIVYTEVTDSTISATMPVCHFTHQPLGMLHGGASVVLAETLGSVAANCCVDENAYCVGLDINANHIRAVRSGTVTGVAQPMHLGVSTQVWQINIHDERDRLVCTSRLTIAVKNKK; this is translated from the coding sequence ATGCGTATCTGGAAAAGACCGATTGATATTGATTTATTGAATCAAACTTCAGTCAACACCATGATGGAACATCTGAATATTGTTTATACAGAAGTTACCGATTCAACGATATCGGCAACGATGCCGGTTTGTCATTTTACCCATCAGCCATTAGGGATGTTGCATGGCGGAGCTTCAGTTGTGCTTGCAGAAACATTAGGCTCGGTTGCGGCAAACTGTTGTGTTGATGAAAATGCTTATTGTGTTGGGTTGGATATTAATGCCAATCATATCCGAGCGGTCAGAAGCGGTACGGTTACAGGGGTTGCCCAACCGATGCATCTCGGTGTGTCGACACAAGTATGGCAGATCAATATTCATGATGAGCGGGATCGATTAGTGTGTACCAGTCGTTTGACCATTGCCGTCAAAAATAAAAAATAA
- a CDS encoding SgrR family transcriptional regulator, producing the protein MSSPRLRVQFETLFEHFDGQNMEVHLEDVTDILFCTRRNARIVLNKMEEEGWIEWHPAAGRGKLSHLIFKRSRNDVSENLARRYLEEGKFGQAFSVLDQNADKLTQVIQNYLGIQHQQGRQVVRLPYYRPLSMLNPRKPMRRSEQHIARQVFSGLTTFDENEMLQPDLAHSWQSLSANHWRFYLRPGVRFHNGQLLTSALVVDSLCELQHFRLFHHIEEVSSPGDWVIDIHLSKPDFHLPTLLAETCARIVSPNVQQENEFDIMPVGTGPFKVVINDDKRLILEAFDSYFGYRPLLDQIEVCVIDEADSSLVFPTLNTPLKLRRGASREDVDLDPGCIYLQLNRRNGIACDRVWAEYLSSKLSALSLFSLLPEETVVTWGMLPAHGLKPGWYHHRPCRQMILPAITRPVRIAYHAKHPMFPHLVDVIQTLLTQDGIQVELSTYEHAVDVTQEIDIWIKAMGISNHRDDALAGWLLDYSHVSHTSQPEDFAGWQQLIDCWRTEPEQPFPARDIGKSLIEKYQIVPLFHSWFGISHDQCGALQNAKCNALGWFDFGRVWVKPELD; encoded by the coding sequence ATGAGTAGTCCAAGATTACGTGTCCAGTTTGAAACCTTATTCGAACACTTTGACGGTCAAAATATGGAAGTCCATCTGGAAGATGTGACGGATATACTGTTTTGTACGCGCCGTAATGCCCGTATTGTCTTGAATAAGATGGAAGAAGAAGGCTGGATCGAATGGCATCCGGCAGCTGGTCGGGGCAAATTATCACACCTGATTTTTAAACGCAGCCGGAATGATGTCAGTGAAAATCTGGCGCGGCGATACCTTGAAGAAGGGAAGTTCGGACAGGCGTTCTCCGTACTGGATCAGAATGCTGATAAACTGACCCAAGTCATCCAAAATTATCTTGGCATCCAGCATCAGCAGGGACGCCAAGTTGTTCGCCTGCCTTACTATCGCCCGTTATCAATGCTCAATCCTCGCAAACCGATGCGGCGTTCTGAACAGCACATTGCCCGGCAAGTTTTTAGTGGTCTCACTACCTTCGATGAGAATGAAATGCTTCAGCCCGATTTGGCGCATAGCTGGCAGAGTCTGTCTGCAAACCATTGGCGGTTTTATTTACGCCCCGGTGTCCGATTCCATAATGGTCAATTGCTGACATCAGCGTTGGTCGTTGACAGTCTTTGTGAGTTGCAGCATTTCAGGTTGTTCCATCATATTGAGGAGGTCTCATCACCGGGAGATTGGGTGATTGATATTCATCTGAGTAAACCCGATTTTCATTTACCGACTTTATTAGCTGAAACGTGTGCAAGAATTGTGAGTCCCAACGTTCAGCAAGAGAACGAGTTTGATATTATGCCGGTTGGTACCGGACCATTCAAAGTGGTGATTAATGATGATAAACGACTCATTCTGGAAGCATTTGATAGTTATTTCGGTTATCGTCCGCTGTTAGATCAGATTGAAGTCTGTGTCATTGATGAAGCGGACTCTTCTTTGGTATTTCCAACCCTGAATACACCACTCAAACTGAGACGAGGCGCGTCTCGTGAAGATGTTGATTTGGATCCGGGATGTATTTACCTACAATTGAACCGTAGAAACGGGATTGCCTGTGATCGTGTGTGGGCTGAATACCTGAGTAGTAAACTGAGCGCACTGAGTCTGTTTAGTCTCTTGCCGGAAGAAACCGTTGTGACGTGGGGAATGTTACCGGCCCACGGGTTGAAACCCGGATGGTATCACCATCGTCCCTGTCGCCAAATGATTCTCCCTGCGATAACGCGTCCGGTTCGGATCGCCTATCATGCCAAGCATCCGATGTTTCCTCATTTGGTTGACGTGATTCAGACTTTATTGACGCAAGATGGTATTCAGGTTGAACTGAGTACGTATGAACATGCGGTGGATGTAACCCAAGAGATTGATATCTGGATAAAAGCAATGGGCATATCAAACCATCGCGATGATGCACTGGCGGGATGGCTTTTGGATTACTCTCATGTTAGTCATACCAGTCAGCCAGAGGATTTTGCCGGTTGGCAGCAGTTGATTGATTGCTGGCGGACTGAGCCTGAACAGCCATTTCCTGCCAGAGACATCGGCAAGTCTTTGATTGAAAAATATCAAATAGTGCCACTGTTTCACAGTTGGTTTGGCATCAGTCACGACCAGTGTGGTGCATTGCAAAACGCCAAATGTAATGCTCTGGGATGGTTTGATTTTGGTCGGGTATGGGTCAAACCGGAGCTGGATTGA
- a CDS encoding LysR substrate-binding domain-containing protein, whose translation MHSPITLEALYILDAIERRGSFAAAAHEMNRAPSSLSYQIQKLEQDLDIIIFDRSGHKASFTDAGRLLLDHGRQILSETDKLVNDATVLANGWELDLTLAYDGIIPVDNFFPLVEALGNVSKTRVRLQEEILAGCWESLASDRADLLICPRLETMPHDIKVESLGSMSMVWVAATGHYVHKRSGVFDENARQKYRIIAIADTAREQPPLSVNILQKQPRLTVTNFAAKCQALTSGLGIGTLPQQVAQPLIDAGKLQIIHGTEKKDADIVLAWRRNKMGEAKSWCIQYLKKHWNLLN comes from the coding sequence TTGCATAGTCCTATTACATTAGAAGCGCTTTACATTCTCGATGCGATCGAACGGCGTGGCAGTTTTGCTGCGGCTGCACATGAGATGAATCGCGCACCAAGTTCCCTGAGTTATCAGATTCAAAAACTGGAGCAGGATCTCGATATCATCATTTTTGACCGCTCCGGTCATAAGGCCAGTTTCACTGATGCCGGACGATTGCTACTGGATCACGGGCGACAAATTCTCTCTGAAACCGACAAACTGGTGAATGATGCAACGGTTCTGGCAAATGGCTGGGAACTGGATCTGACGCTGGCTTATGATGGTATTATTCCGGTGGATAATTTCTTTCCATTGGTGGAAGCGCTCGGTAATGTGAGTAAGACCAGAGTCCGGCTTCAGGAGGAAATTCTGGCGGGATGTTGGGAGTCACTGGCATCGGATCGTGCTGATCTCTTGATTTGTCCTCGTCTTGAAACCATGCCTCACGATATCAAAGTTGAGTCATTGGGATCCATGTCGATGGTGTGGGTGGCCGCAACCGGACATTACGTTCATAAACGGAGTGGTGTTTTTGATGAAAATGCGCGACAGAAGTATCGGATTATTGCGATTGCAGATACTGCCAGAGAGCAACCACCACTCAGTGTGAATATACTGCAAAAACAACCGCGGCTGACTGTGACAAATTTTGCGGCTAAGTGTCAGGCGCTTACGTCCGGGCTTGGGATTGGGACGCTACCACAACAGGTGGCACAGCCCCTGATTGATGCGGGCAAACTACAAATCATTCACGGTACGGAAAAGAAAGATGCAGATATAGTGCTGGCTTGGCGTCGGAATAAAATGGGAGAGGCCAAATCTTGGTGCATTCAGTATTTGAAAAAGCATTGGAACTTACTCAATTGA
- a CDS encoding bifunctional acetate--CoA ligase family protein/GNAT family N-acetyltransferase → MNNLSHFLKPRSVAVIGASNRPLRAGHVVMKNLLSGNFDGTVMPVTPRYTSVCGVLAYQTIDSLPIIPDIAVLCTHASRNISLFHQLAEKKVAYVVVLSSDMYSNDPENHQIQQQCLAIAKAANMRIVGPNSLGIILPWISFNASFSPVPALKGNIAFISQSAAVCTTILDWANEKQIGFSAFISLGNASDIDFNDLLDHLSTDRHTDAILLYIDTIRNARRFISAARAASRNRRILVLKGGRTLEGRKAAKAHTGGIDTLDIIYDSAIRRSGMLRVHNTHELFAAVETLTHPLPLRGERLAIITNGGGPAIMAIDTLLERGGKLARLDDDIMHELDQCLPPSWSHANPIDLVGDAGHQRYVSALNAVLDSDVADAILIMHCPSAVAESEQTAQAVIDALNQHPRSRQFNILTNWSGELTAKAARQRFYQAGIPTYRTPESAVTAFMHMVEYKRNQKQLMETPTTADFLPPEKIHKAQQWIQEHLHLANQQATLLDTHQIGDLLTCFEFDVLPTWMAQDSSEAVHIAETIGYPVAVKLRSPDIAHKSDVQGVMLNLRNRHEVESASQAILDRVSLSYPAALIHGLVVQGMAKLAGGEELRIKVKHDETFGPVILLGQGGSEWQEATDAEAALPPLNMTLARYLIVQAIKNNKIRLQKLPVPIDIAGLSQFLVRLSQLIETCPEVHELDIHPLLVNGHQFTILDADLHLKPYHGDAQQRLAIRPYPSEMEAQVVMKNQESILIRPILPEDEPDHADFINKVSKEDLYKRFFTEVGTFNHEALANMTQIDYDREMAFVAVRSSPEHEIIGVSRALISPDNSDAEFAILIRSDLKGLGLGRILMRKIIDYCTNKGTQQISGITMPSNQGMLSLAQKLGFHVEVDFEDGTAEMQLLLSQTSE, encoded by the coding sequence ATGAACAACCTGTCTCATTTTTTAAAGCCCAGATCGGTTGCCGTCATTGGTGCCTCCAATCGCCCACTACGAGCCGGTCATGTCGTGATGAAAAACCTGCTCAGCGGTAACTTCGATGGCACGGTCATGCCGGTCACCCCCCGTTATACTTCTGTGTGTGGCGTACTGGCTTACCAAACAATCGACTCACTGCCTATCATACCGGATATCGCAGTTTTATGTACGCACGCCTCAAGAAATATTTCGCTTTTCCACCAGCTTGCCGAGAAAAAAGTCGCTTACGTGGTGGTTTTGTCTTCGGATATGTATAGCAATGATCCAGAAAATCATCAGATTCAACAACAGTGTCTTGCTATCGCAAAAGCAGCGAATATGCGGATTGTTGGCCCAAATAGTCTGGGGATCATTCTCCCTTGGATCTCATTTAATGCCTCTTTTTCTCCGGTCCCAGCCTTGAAAGGCAATATTGCCTTTATTTCTCAGTCAGCGGCGGTGTGTACCACTATTTTGGACTGGGCCAATGAAAAACAGATTGGCTTTTCTGCCTTTATTTCTCTGGGCAATGCATCCGATATTGATTTCAATGATCTGCTCGACCATCTCAGTACAGATCGTCACACCGATGCGATTTTGCTCTATATCGATACAATTCGAAATGCCAGACGATTTATCTCTGCGGCCCGGGCAGCCTCACGAAATCGAAGAATTCTGGTATTGAAAGGCGGAAGAACGCTGGAAGGTAGAAAAGCGGCCAAAGCACATACCGGTGGTATCGATACCCTCGATATTATTTATGACTCGGCCATTCGGCGTAGCGGTATGTTGCGTGTTCATAACACACATGAACTGTTTGCCGCAGTGGAAACCTTAACTCACCCTCTCCCACTCCGTGGTGAACGGCTGGCAATTATTACCAACGGTGGCGGCCCAGCCATTATGGCCATTGATACCTTACTCGAACGGGGTGGCAAATTAGCACGGCTGGATGATGACATCATGCACGAACTCGATCAGTGCCTGCCGCCAAGTTGGTCACACGCCAATCCCATTGATCTTGTGGGCGATGCCGGGCATCAACGCTATGTGTCAGCACTGAATGCCGTGTTAGATTCAGACGTTGCCGATGCGATTTTAATTATGCATTGCCCTTCAGCCGTTGCAGAGTCAGAGCAGACCGCTCAGGCAGTGATTGATGCCTTAAATCAGCATCCACGCAGCCGCCAGTTTAACATTTTGACCAACTGGTCGGGTGAACTCACCGCTAAAGCAGCTCGGCAACGATTTTATCAAGCCGGAATTCCGACTTACCGCACCCCGGAAAGTGCAGTAACTGCATTTATGCATATGGTTGAGTACAAGCGCAATCAAAAGCAATTAATGGAGACACCAACCACTGCTGATTTTCTTCCACCAGAAAAAATTCACAAAGCTCAACAGTGGATTCAAGAACATCTCCATCTTGCAAACCAGCAAGCAACATTACTCGATACCCACCAAATTGGTGACTTACTGACCTGTTTTGAATTTGATGTGCTCCCGACTTGGATGGCACAAGATAGTAGCGAAGCCGTCCATATTGCCGAAACTATTGGTTATCCGGTTGCGGTCAAATTACGCTCACCGGATATTGCGCATAAATCAGATGTGCAAGGCGTCATGCTCAACCTCAGAAATCGTCACGAAGTTGAAAGTGCCTCACAGGCAATCCTTGACCGGGTGAGTCTGTCTTATCCGGCAGCACTCATTCATGGCTTAGTTGTGCAAGGGATGGCGAAACTTGCTGGCGGCGAAGAACTGCGGATCAAAGTCAAACATGACGAGACCTTCGGCCCGGTGATTCTTCTGGGACAAGGAGGCTCCGAATGGCAAGAAGCAACAGATGCTGAAGCGGCACTGCCACCATTAAATATGACGTTGGCGAGATATTTAATCGTCCAAGCGATCAAGAACAATAAAATCCGCCTGCAAAAACTTCCGGTTCCGATTGATATTGCCGGGCTTTCTCAGTTTTTAGTGAGACTTTCACAATTAATCGAAACGTGTCCTGAAGTTCATGAATTAGATATTCATCCCCTGCTGGTCAATGGTCATCAATTTACGATTCTGGATGCCGATTTGCATCTCAAACCTTACCACGGTGATGCGCAACAGCGGTTAGCCATCCGTCCCTATCCATCTGAGATGGAAGCTCAGGTGGTGATGAAAAACCAAGAATCCATTTTGATTCGTCCTATTTTACCGGAAGACGAACCCGATCATGCAGACTTCATCAATAAAGTCTCCAAAGAGGATCTCTATAAACGCTTTTTTACAGAAGTGGGCACGTTCAACCATGAAGCTTTAGCGAATATGACTCAGATTGACTATGACAGAGAAATGGCTTTTGTTGCGGTTCGTTCATCCCCTGAACACGAGATTATCGGTGTCTCGCGTGCATTAATCTCACCGGACAACAGTGATGCCGAATTTGCAATTTTAATCCGCTCCGACTTAAAAGGTCTGGGACTGGGACGCATTCTGATGAGAAAGATTATCGACTATTGTACCAATAAGGGAACGCAACAAATATCAGGCATCACCATGCCAAGTAACCAAGGTATGTTATCACTGGCTCAAAAACTCGGATTTCATGTGGAAGTTGATTTCGAAGATGGAACGGCAGAAATGCAACTATTGTTATCTCAAACGAGTGAATAA
- a CDS encoding SPOR domain-containing protein, whose product MEKKVILGLSTLLLAACSSGTYVTDVTTESYQEEYPTAKIQQPVVSQQGTTAEGVTEMNVVRTTGQPATSQKMSQPSQSAVTITPPTAKQVAMNPRFGYTIQVVAVGSQSKVDKFSNKLPKDGQPVWENYKVVNGTKWYTVLYGDFATRAKARQAIQMLPAEFRQLKPFVKSIDAIKNSEYPTLNKLN is encoded by the coding sequence ATGGAAAAAAAAGTCATTCTCGGTTTGTCTACGTTACTGCTGGCGGCATGCTCTTCTGGTACCTATGTAACGGACGTGACAACTGAAAGCTACCAGGAAGAATATCCCACGGCCAAAATACAGCAGCCGGTGGTTTCTCAGCAGGGAACAACCGCTGAAGGTGTGACAGAGATGAATGTGGTTCGGACGACAGGGCAACCGGCAACATCTCAAAAAATGTCTCAACCGAGTCAGTCCGCTGTGACGATTACTCCGCCAACGGCAAAACAGGTGGCAATGAATCCACGTTTTGGTTACACCATTCAGGTGGTTGCGGTTGGTAGTCAAAGTAAAGTGGATAAATTTTCTAACAAGCTTCCTAAAGATGGTCAGCCTGTTTGGGAAAACTACAAAGTCGTGAATGGGACGAAGTGGTATACGGTCTTATACGGTGATTTTGCAACGCGTGCTAAAGCGCGTCAGGCCATTCAGATGCTGCCGGCTGAGTTCCGTCAACTCAAACCTTTTGTGAAAAGTATTGACGCAATTAAAAACTCAGAATATCCGACTTTAAACAAACTTAATTAA